In Geopsychrobacter electrodiphilus DSM 16401, a single window of DNA contains:
- the ilvC gene encoding ketol-acid reductoisomerase, which translates to MAQNYFNSLPFAQKIQELGTCRFMDAEEFSGGCEYAKGKKIVIVGCGAQGLNQGLNMRDSGLDVSYTLRAEAIAEKRQSYLNATENGFTVGSYEELLPTADIVMNLAPDKQHTDVVKTVVPLMKQGATFSYAHGFNIVEEGTKIRSDLTVIMVAPKCPGTEVRAEYVRGFGVPTLIAVHGENNPNNDGLEIAKALCSAQGGDRAGVLESSFVAEVKSDLMGEQTILCGMLQAGSLLCFDKMVENGIEAPYAVKLIQYGWETITEALKQGGITNMMDRLGNPAKLEAFELAEDLKDIMRPLFEKHMDDILSGEFSKTMMADWANDDINLLTWREQTGQTVFEKTEAAGEISEQEYFDKGILMIAMVKAGVELAFETMVMSGIEPESAYYESLHETPLIANTIARKKLYEMNRIISDTAEYGCYLFAHACVPLLKDFMSHLDTDVIGKGLDAKDNYIDNQTLVELNAEIREHLIEEVGQELRAAMNGMQAIASA; encoded by the coding sequence ATGGCGCAAAATTATTTCAATTCGCTCCCCTTTGCTCAAAAAATTCAAGAACTCGGGACCTGTCGTTTCATGGATGCCGAAGAATTTTCAGGCGGCTGCGAGTATGCCAAAGGCAAAAAGATCGTCATCGTCGGTTGCGGTGCCCAGGGTCTGAATCAGGGGCTGAATATGCGCGACAGCGGTCTTGACGTCTCCTACACCCTGCGTGCCGAGGCGATCGCCGAAAAACGTCAGTCATACCTCAACGCCACCGAAAACGGCTTCACCGTCGGCAGCTACGAAGAGCTGTTGCCGACCGCCGACATCGTTATGAACCTGGCTCCCGACAAGCAGCACACCGACGTGGTTAAAACCGTTGTCCCCCTGATGAAGCAGGGCGCCACCTTCAGCTATGCCCACGGCTTTAACATAGTCGAAGAGGGCACCAAGATCCGTTCCGACCTGACCGTTATCATGGTCGCCCCCAAATGCCCGGGCACAGAAGTTCGCGCCGAGTACGTGCGCGGCTTCGGCGTACCGACCCTGATCGCTGTTCACGGCGAGAACAACCCCAATAACGACGGTCTGGAGATCGCCAAGGCGCTCTGTTCGGCCCAAGGCGGCGATCGCGCCGGCGTTCTCGAATCCTCCTTCGTCGCCGAGGTCAAATCCGACCTGATGGGCGAACAGACCATTCTCTGCGGCATGCTCCAGGCTGGTTCGCTGCTCTGTTTCGACAAGATGGTCGAAAACGGTATCGAGGCTCCCTATGCCGTCAAACTAATTCAATACGGCTGGGAGACCATCACCGAAGCGCTTAAGCAGGGTGGCATCACCAACATGATGGATCGTCTCGGCAATCCGGCCAAACTGGAAGCGTTCGAACTGGCTGAAGACCTGAAAGATATCATGCGCCCGCTGTTCGAAAAGCACATGGACGACATCCTCTCCGGCGAATTTTCCAAAACCATGATGGCCGACTGGGCCAACGACGACATTAACCTGTTGACCTGGCGTGAGCAGACCGGCCAGACCGTTTTCGAGAAGACCGAGGCCGCCGGTGAGATCTCTGAACAGGAATATTTCGACAAGGGGATTCTGATGATTGCCATGGTCAAGGCTGGCGTTGAACTGGCCTTCGAAACCATGGTGATGTCGGGCATCGAGCCGGAATCAGCTTACTACGAGTCCCTGCACGAGACCCCGCTGATCGCTAACACCATCGCCCGCAAGAAACTTTACGAAATGAACCGGATTATCTCCGATACCGCTGAGTACGGCTGCTACCTCTTTGCCCACGCTTGTGTGCCGCTGTTGAAGGATTTCATGTCCCACCTCGATACCGACGTTATTGGCAAAGGACTGGACGCCAAGGATAACTACATCGACAACCAGACTCTGGTCGAACTCAACGCCGAAATCCGCGAACACCTGATTGAAGAAGTCGGTCAGGAGCTGCGCGCCGCCATGAACGGCATGCAGGCGATCGCCTCTGCCTGA
- the ilvY gene encoding HTH-type transcriptional activator IlvY has translation MDNRELEIFLTLADLLHFGRASQACNLSASALTRTIQRLEEQVEQPLFLRDNRTVTLSTAGEQFRIYARQSLQDWQQFQTALKTEQAVAGTLTIYASITAVYSLLPDLLESYRNLYPEVQLDLRTGTAEQAVAQVQTGEIDLAVAALPDRNRSQIEFLPITTTPLVFIAPLQHEHSMAVTVEGKLDLARAPLVLPQAGLSRRRLDKWLKSNRITPNISSEVSGNEAIIPMVRLGCGVGVVPQLVLERSPFRDEVQILGNAPRLEPYVVGLCSTKRNLQRSSVQAFWGLAEERSL, from the coding sequence TTGGATAACCGCGAACTGGAAATATTTCTGACGCTGGCTGATCTGCTCCATTTCGGCCGGGCCAGCCAGGCCTGCAACCTGAGCGCGTCGGCCCTGACAAGAACGATTCAACGCCTGGAGGAACAGGTCGAACAGCCCTTGTTTCTGCGCGACAACCGGACCGTCACCCTGTCTACGGCGGGGGAGCAATTCCGCATCTACGCCCGGCAGTCACTGCAGGACTGGCAACAGTTTCAGACCGCGCTCAAAACGGAACAGGCGGTCGCCGGAACTCTCACAATTTATGCCTCGATAACCGCCGTCTACAGTCTGCTCCCCGATCTGCTCGAATCTTACCGCAACCTCTACCCTGAGGTCCAACTCGACCTGCGCACCGGCACCGCTGAGCAGGCGGTCGCCCAGGTGCAGACCGGCGAGATCGACCTGGCCGTAGCCGCCCTGCCTGACAGGAATCGCTCACAGATCGAATTTCTGCCGATCACCACGACGCCGCTGGTCTTTATTGCACCGCTTCAACACGAACATTCAATGGCTGTGACTGTGGAGGGGAAGCTGGACCTGGCGCGGGCGCCTCTGGTTTTGCCCCAGGCGGGACTGTCGCGGCGGCGGCTCGACAAGTGGCTCAAGAGCAACCGCATCACCCCGAATATCAGTTCTGAGGTCTCCGGCAATGAGGCGATCATTCCTATGGTCCGGCTCGGCTGCGGGGTCGGCGTTGTGCCGCAGCTGGTCCTGGAGCGCAGCCCCTTCCGCGATGAGGTGCAGATCCTGGGAAATGCTCCCCGGCTGGAACCCTATGTAGTTGGGCTCTGTTCGACGAAACGCAACCTGCAGCGCTCCAGTGTGCAGGCCTTTTGGGGCCTGGCTGAAGAACGATCTCTTTAA
- a CDS encoding KUP/HAK/KT family potassium transporter, whose translation MERAPAVQPHSKSFSVLAIAVLGVVYGDIGTSPIYALRETFGGKNPIPVSPENVLGVLSLIFWTLILVISLKYMMFVLRADNRGEGGTFALMALLHPERNQDKRRRRALILLGILGASMLYGGAMITPAISVLSAVEGLSVAAPTLQSYVIPITAGILFALFAVQRHGTAKVGAIFGPLTVVWFAVLAVLGIHGIMQAPQVLLAADPRYAVHYFVNNGMSGYLALYAIFLVSTGGEALYADLGHFGRVPIQKVWFTFVLPSLLLNYFGQGALLIVDPTGSTHPFFHLAPSWGLYPLIFLATAATCIASQAVITGTFSMTRQAVHLGLLPELTVEQTSPHARGQIYMPTVNWFMMVAAIGLVVTFQSSGNLAAAYGVAVNSTMAITTVLAFNVARERGRWSLPAALAFLIGFLFIDFGYLGANLVTIPDGGWLPLLIGTILFVVMTTWRRGANLLAGQVATSASSVQTFIGQVNGEKIPRVPGCAVFFTRHPEQTPQALQHLARTTGVVHEKVILTTVVIEPVPIVGSTERIELTELDSGFYSLVLRYGFMQGPNVPSDLSSCAEWGLDLEMDQIRYIVGHTDLLAGRKLHGMAAWRDKLFVRMAINTQDTTSSYQIPVAQTMKVGLQIGI comes from the coding sequence CTGGAGCGTGCTCCGGCCGTGCAGCCCCATAGCAAGTCTTTTTCCGTGCTCGCCATAGCAGTACTCGGTGTGGTCTACGGCGATATAGGCACCAGCCCGATTTATGCACTGCGCGAGACCTTCGGCGGCAAGAATCCCATTCCCGTGTCACCCGAAAATGTCCTCGGGGTCCTGTCCCTGATTTTCTGGACCCTGATCCTGGTCATCTCACTCAAGTACATGATGTTCGTCCTGCGAGCTGACAATCGGGGTGAAGGCGGCACCTTCGCCTTGATGGCCCTGCTGCATCCAGAACGCAACCAGGATAAACGGCGGCGACGCGCCTTGATCTTACTCGGCATCCTTGGTGCCTCCATGCTTTATGGCGGGGCCATGATCACCCCGGCCATATCAGTATTGAGCGCGGTGGAGGGCTTGAGCGTGGCCGCCCCGACATTGCAGAGCTACGTGATTCCGATTACGGCCGGCATACTGTTCGCCCTTTTCGCGGTGCAAAGACATGGCACGGCAAAGGTGGGCGCCATATTCGGGCCCCTGACCGTGGTCTGGTTCGCGGTGCTGGCGGTGCTTGGCATCCACGGTATTATGCAGGCCCCCCAAGTGCTGCTGGCCGCCGATCCGCGGTATGCTGTGCACTATTTTGTGAACAACGGGATGAGTGGGTATTTGGCCCTTTATGCGATATTCCTGGTTTCCACCGGTGGCGAGGCGCTCTATGCAGACCTGGGCCATTTCGGTCGTGTCCCCATCCAAAAAGTGTGGTTCACCTTCGTTCTCCCGTCTCTGTTGCTCAATTACTTCGGCCAGGGAGCCCTTTTGATCGTGGATCCGACCGGAAGCACGCACCCCTTCTTTCACCTGGCACCTAGCTGGGGGCTGTACCCATTGATCTTCCTTGCCACGGCAGCAACCTGTATCGCCTCCCAGGCGGTGATAACCGGGACCTTTTCCATGACGCGCCAGGCGGTGCACCTTGGGCTGTTGCCTGAACTGACGGTTGAACAAACATCGCCCCATGCTCGCGGCCAGATTTACATGCCGACCGTGAACTGGTTCATGATGGTTGCGGCTATCGGGCTGGTGGTTACCTTTCAGTCTTCAGGCAACCTGGCCGCGGCTTATGGCGTTGCGGTCAATTCGACCATGGCCATCACGACGGTGTTAGCGTTCAACGTGGCGCGCGAACGCGGTCGATGGTCTCTTCCCGCCGCTCTGGCCTTCCTGATCGGGTTCTTATTCATTGACTTCGGATATCTTGGCGCCAACCTGGTCACCATTCCAGATGGTGGCTGGTTGCCCCTGTTGATTGGAACAATATTGTTTGTAGTGATGACCACCTGGCGGCGCGGCGCCAATCTTTTAGCAGGACAAGTTGCCACGTCAGCTTCCAGCGTGCAAACATTCATCGGGCAGGTTAACGGCGAAAAAATCCCCCGAGTGCCAGGCTGCGCGGTCTTTTTTACCCGCCATCCGGAACAGACCCCCCAGGCTCTGCAACATTTGGCGCGCACCACCGGTGTGGTACACGAAAAGGTCATTCTGACTACGGTCGTCATTGAACCGGTACCCATCGTCGGGTCTACAGAACGCATCGAATTGACCGAGTTGGATTCCGGATTTTATAGCCTGGTGTTGCGTTACGGATTCATGCAGGGGCCCAATGTCCCTTCTGACCTGTCCAGTTGCGCAGAATGGGGCCTCGACCTGGAAATGGATCAGATCCGCTACATTGTCGGCCATACCGACCTGTTGGCCGGCCGCAAACTACACGGCATGGCCGCCTGGCGCGACAAACTCTTCGTTCGCATGGCAATCAACACCCAGGACACGACTTCGTCCTACCAGATCCCTGTGGCACAAACCATGAAGGTCGGTCTGCAAATCGGGATATGA
- a CDS encoding TM2 domain-containing protein, which translates to MKSHSLLVGYLLWIFGFIGAHRFYYGRPVSGTIYFFTLGFFFIGWLVDLLLIPGMQAKADEVFVQGGLNYDLAWILLTFLGLFGVHRFYQKKWLTGLVYLLTGGVFLLGIIYDYWTLNDQLSELNREGVGW; encoded by the coding sequence ATGAAATCACACTCTTTGCTGGTCGGTTACCTGTTGTGGATCTTCGGCTTCATTGGAGCCCACCGGTTTTATTACGGGCGCCCGGTGAGCGGAACCATCTATTTTTTCACCCTGGGGTTTTTCTTTATCGGCTGGCTGGTTGATCTGTTGCTGATTCCTGGGATGCAGGCAAAGGCCGATGAGGTCTTTGTCCAGGGGGGGCTTAACTATGATCTGGCCTGGATACTCCTCACCTTTCTCGGGCTGTTCGGGGTACATCGTTTTTACCAAAAAAAGTGGTTGACAGGGCTGGTGTATCTGCTGACCGGGGGCGTCTTCCTGCTCGGCATCATCTACGATTACTGGACCCTCAATGATCAGCTGTCCGAGTTGAACAGAGAGGGTGTTGGCTGGTGA
- the modF gene encoding molybdate ABC transporter ATP-binding protein ModF, which translates to MISLGQQIIFKNVTARISANLSLNDITLNLGPDEHWAIVGANGSGKSSVGKLLCNRLKIHSGTAITAQRSEFISFEQVIEILDFERYNDDSDFLDRIDHGTPVREFILGKQVDDDSALLELAKKMKFLPLLERGIRFLSTGEMRKVVICKALLQKPQLLVLDEPFDGLDLESRAILHELISDIIAKGIKVVLLLNRFSEILPEITHIAYVKDCSIFISGAKQELMQSAALQRLHSFHSTLPRSLPKIDGSTLPARLDADVPLIEMRDVEVRYAEKYVLNKLSWTVKPGEHWQISGPNGAGKSTLLNLISGDNTQAYANDIRLFGRKKGSGESVWEIKKRIGLVSSTLQQNYGLRVSVTTVGISGFFDSIGVYQKPTSQQQDIVLEWLRILHMENRRNDPFRSLSYGEQRLVLLARAMVKQPQLLILDEPCQGLDDVNRAMVLKLIDHLGTIGTTQILYVTHHPEDRIPCTTNHLSLVPAEQGGYTALIEYS; encoded by the coding sequence GTGATTTCATTGGGGCAACAAATAATCTTTAAAAACGTAACCGCGCGAATCAGCGCTAACCTCAGCCTGAATGATATTACGCTCAACCTCGGTCCTGATGAACACTGGGCGATTGTCGGGGCGAATGGCTCCGGAAAATCCTCGGTCGGGAAGCTGCTCTGTAATCGGCTAAAGATCCACTCCGGCACTGCGATCACTGCGCAAAGATCGGAATTTATCTCTTTCGAGCAGGTCATTGAGATTCTTGATTTTGAACGTTACAACGATGATTCAGACTTTCTCGACCGCATCGATCATGGCACCCCGGTGCGCGAGTTTATCCTGGGGAAGCAGGTCGATGACGACTCTGCGCTGCTTGAGTTGGCGAAGAAGATGAAATTTTTGCCCCTGCTCGAGCGTGGCATCCGGTTTTTGTCCACCGGGGAGATGCGCAAGGTGGTCATCTGCAAGGCTTTGCTCCAAAAACCGCAACTGCTGGTGCTGGATGAGCCCTTTGATGGGTTGGATTTGGAATCCAGAGCTATCCTGCACGAGCTCATCTCGGACATCATCGCTAAGGGGATCAAGGTTGTCCTGCTGCTGAACCGCTTCAGCGAAATTCTGCCCGAGATAACGCACATCGCCTACGTGAAAGACTGCAGCATATTTATCTCCGGCGCCAAACAGGAGCTAATGCAATCCGCGGCCCTGCAGCGTCTGCACTCTTTTCACAGCACGCTTCCGCGCAGCTTGCCGAAGATTGATGGTTCCACGCTCCCCGCGCGCCTGGATGCCGATGTTCCTCTGATCGAAATGCGCGATGTTGAGGTGCGCTACGCGGAAAAATATGTGCTTAACAAGCTCAGCTGGACGGTAAAACCTGGAGAACACTGGCAGATCTCGGGGCCGAACGGGGCCGGGAAATCGACCTTGTTAAATCTGATCAGCGGGGATAATACCCAGGCCTATGCCAACGACATCAGATTGTTCGGGCGCAAAAAGGGGAGCGGGGAGAGCGTCTGGGAGATCAAAAAGCGCATCGGCCTGGTCTCCTCAACCCTGCAGCAGAACTACGGACTCAGGGTCTCGGTGACAACCGTAGGAATCTCCGGTTTTTTTGATTCGATCGGGGTTTATCAAAAACCCACATCCCAACAGCAGGATATCGTCCTTGAATGGCTGAGGATCCTGCACATGGAAAACCGCCGCAATGATCCCTTTCGCAGTCTGTCTTATGGCGAACAGCGGCTCGTCCTGCTGGCCCGAGCCATGGTCAAACAACCACAGCTGTTGATCCTGGATGAACCCTGCCAGGGGCTTGATGACGTCAATCGGGCCATGGTCTTGAAGCTTATCGATCACCTTGGAACAATCGGAACCACCCAGATTCTGTATGTGACACATCATCCGGAAGATCGCATCCCCTGTACGACAAACCATCTGTCGCTCGTACCCGCCGAGCAAGGTGGGTACACCGCACTTATAGAGTATTCCTAA
- the priA gene encoding replication restart helicase PriA — protein MPELIADIAVFAPLRQFFSYRVSAELAPVIRPGQGVRVPFGRRRVAGLVVALRRGSGEKLKDVAELQAEEPLFDQPLLELCCWAADYYRYPVGLVLRAALPAALGSEDSRVGILKDFLYRPGAVSERPRGAKQQELLEFVRTAGEATLSRLRLEFAAPHAVLERLVSQEYLTRTEIERLRDPFLSDPIKADSPLVLTTEQQIAFDRLQQAVEAQSFSPFLLQGVTGSGKTEVYLQTIAEVLKQHKQGLVLVPEIALTPQLVGRFRARFEAAGYRIAVLHSGLSDGERFDSWRQIARDDIDIVIGARSAIFAPLQRLGLIIVDEEHESSYKQGEGFRYNARDLALLRGQKVACPVLLGSATPSLGSAFRCASGQMEKLELSRRAHAGELPQVELVNLAGQAPEQLLSERLQLEITAALEAKKQVMLLLNRRGFSPFLLCADCGQTFRCPNCEITLTYHQKVRQLRCHYCDYAVEPPEQCPRCEGHQLEPEGFGTERLEEEIAQLFPAARIARMDRDTTGRKGAHQKLVRQMMAAEIDILVGTQMIAKGHDFPGVSLVGVLASDAVLNLPDFRAAERAFSLLTQVAGRAGRTGGGRVLIQTYSPDHYALQCAATQDYASFYAQEILFRQELGYPPAGHLANLVFSGIGEGRVLKVAEDFAAHLLATGSSVEILGPSPCPLFRLRGKNRVQILLKSAKRQALKYLLDYADQWKVPAGVSLMVDVDPLDMF, from the coding sequence ATGCCTGAATTGATCGCCGATATTGCTGTTTTTGCGCCTTTACGCCAGTTCTTTTCCTACCGGGTCAGCGCCGAACTCGCCCCGGTGATTCGGCCGGGGCAGGGGGTGCGGGTCCCGTTCGGGCGGCGACGGGTGGCGGGGCTGGTGGTCGCGCTGCGGCGTGGTAGTGGCGAGAAGCTGAAAGATGTTGCAGAGTTGCAGGCCGAAGAACCGCTGTTCGATCAACCTCTGCTGGAACTCTGTTGCTGGGCGGCCGATTACTATCGCTATCCGGTCGGGCTGGTTTTGCGTGCGGCCTTACCTGCGGCCCTGGGGTCTGAAGATTCGCGGGTCGGTATCCTCAAAGATTTTTTGTATCGCCCGGGCGCCGTGAGCGAGCGGCCACGTGGCGCAAAGCAGCAAGAGCTGCTGGAATTTGTGCGGACGGCAGGGGAGGCGACCCTCAGTCGCCTGCGGCTGGAATTCGCGGCACCCCATGCCGTGCTCGAACGGCTGGTGAGCCAGGAGTATCTGACCCGAACCGAAATTGAAAGATTGCGTGATCCCTTTCTGTCTGATCCGATCAAGGCCGATTCTCCGCTGGTTCTGACCACCGAACAGCAGATCGCGTTTGACCGCCTGCAACAGGCGGTAGAGGCCCAAAGCTTTTCCCCCTTCCTGCTGCAGGGGGTGACCGGCAGCGGCAAGACCGAGGTCTATCTGCAGACCATCGCCGAAGTCCTGAAACAGCACAAACAGGGGCTGGTCCTGGTGCCGGAAATCGCGCTGACCCCTCAACTGGTCGGCCGCTTTCGCGCGCGGTTCGAGGCGGCCGGGTACCGGATTGCGGTTTTGCATTCAGGGCTGTCGGATGGGGAACGTTTCGATTCCTGGCGGCAGATTGCGCGGGATGATATCGATATTGTCATTGGCGCGCGCTCGGCGATCTTCGCCCCTCTGCAGCGCCTGGGGCTGATTATTGTCGATGAGGAACACGAGAGCAGCTACAAACAGGGGGAGGGCTTCCGCTACAATGCGCGTGACCTCGCCCTGTTGCGTGGTCAAAAAGTCGCCTGCCCGGTGCTGCTTGGCAGCGCGACCCCTTCTCTCGGTTCGGCCTTTCGCTGCGCCAGCGGGCAGATGGAGAAGCTCGAGCTCTCCCGGCGCGCACACGCCGGTGAATTGCCACAGGTCGAACTGGTAAACCTGGCCGGACAGGCGCCAGAACAGTTGCTCTCGGAGCGGTTGCAGCTGGAGATTACCGCGGCTCTTGAGGCGAAAAAGCAGGTGATGCTGCTCCTCAATCGGCGCGGATTCTCCCCCTTTCTGCTCTGTGCCGATTGTGGCCAGACCTTCCGCTGTCCCAACTGTGAAATTACCCTGACCTATCATCAAAAAGTCCGTCAGTTGCGCTGCCACTACTGTGATTACGCTGTCGAACCGCCCGAACAATGCCCGCGTTGCGAAGGGCATCAGCTTGAACCGGAGGGGTTCGGTACCGAACGCCTCGAAGAGGAGATCGCGCAGCTCTTTCCTGCCGCCCGCATTGCCCGCATGGACCGCGACACCACCGGCCGCAAGGGCGCCCATCAGAAGCTGGTGCGGCAGATGATGGCGGCCGAGATCGATATCCTGGTCGGAACCCAGATGATCGCCAAGGGGCACGATTTTCCCGGGGTCTCGCTGGTCGGGGTTTTGGCCAGCGATGCGGTCCTGAATCTGCCCGATTTCCGTGCGGCGGAGCGTGCCTTTTCGCTCTTGACCCAGGTTGCGGGGCGCGCCGGGCGCACCGGCGGCGGGCGGGTGCTGATTCAGACCTACAGCCCTGATCATTATGCGCTGCAGTGCGCCGCCACCCAGGATTATGCCAGCTTCTATGCGCAGGAGATCCTCTTCCGCCAAGAGCTGGGCTATCCGCCGGCCGGACATCTGGCCAACCTGGTCTTTTCCGGCATCGGCGAAGGGCGGGTGCTGAAGGTCGCCGAAGATTTTGCCGCGCACCTGCTGGCGACCGGAAGCTCAGTCGAAATCCTCGGCCCCAGTCCCTGCCCGCTCTTCCGCCTGCGCGGCAAGAACCGCGTGCAGATTCTGCTCAAGTCCGCCAAACGTCAAGCCCTCAAATATCTGCTCGATTATGCTGACCAGTGGAAGGTTCCGGCCGGGGTCAGTTTAATGGTCGATGTTGATCCACTGGACATGTTTTGA
- a CDS encoding TlpA family protein disulfide reductase, with the protein MSKKITFFICLLLMLLQTAAFAAHRIDMGEPFPEIALPQPLSMEARSYLGLVPGKTFTLSQVSGEIVLVEILNVLCPHCQKQTLPYGKLFSLIQNDPKTRGRIKMLGIAVGNNAEQIEDFVDIYAVDFPIVSDLSFKMHAAVGGGPTPFSIYVRKDSGKQGYVAGSHLGEDKEIADLFSYLKETLALPVTEFSSLPIDNEGGETTVEAFLPPDLMAARIRKSFSAFGALSEFKELTLPSKRRVYRGIVAGRPLFAEVLARSAICDVCHNVHFYYLFDVQGKVIAFEPLHLTRYGNIEWNSEERSKMRQLLIGGSLKKHWNFDPQVDAISRATMTSAIIFNSLDQGRALLKELEATGYLKVSTK; encoded by the coding sequence ATGTCGAAAAAAATAACATTTTTTATCTGCTTGCTCCTGATGTTATTACAAACGGCCGCATTTGCCGCTCATCGAATCGACATGGGGGAGCCTTTTCCTGAAATCGCCCTGCCGCAGCCATTGAGCATGGAAGCGCGATCATATCTTGGTTTGGTTCCAGGCAAGACCTTCACCCTCAGTCAGGTGTCCGGGGAAATTGTGCTGGTGGAAATCCTCAACGTCCTCTGTCCGCACTGCCAAAAGCAGACCCTCCCTTATGGCAAACTGTTTTCGTTGATCCAGAACGATCCTAAAACGCGTGGCCGGATCAAGATGCTCGGTATCGCCGTCGGCAACAACGCCGAGCAGATTGAAGATTTTGTGGATATCTACGCGGTCGATTTTCCGATAGTTTCCGACCTGAGTTTCAAGATGCACGCTGCTGTCGGCGGCGGGCCGACCCCTTTTTCGATCTACGTGCGCAAGGATAGCGGGAAGCAGGGGTACGTCGCCGGGTCGCATCTGGGTGAAGACAAGGAGATTGCGGACCTGTTTTCCTATCTCAAAGAAACTCTTGCATTGCCGGTAACGGAGTTTTCCAGCCTGCCGATTGATAACGAAGGTGGGGAGACAACCGTTGAGGCCTTTCTCCCTCCCGACCTCATGGCCGCAAGGATTCGTAAGAGCTTCTCTGCCTTTGGCGCGCTGAGCGAATTTAAAGAGTTGACCTTGCCCAGCAAGCGCCGGGTGTATCGCGGCATTGTCGCGGGGCGCCCGCTGTTTGCCGAGGTGCTGGCGCGTTCGGCCATCTGTGACGTTTGCCACAATGTCCATTTTTATTATCTGTTCGATGTACAGGGGAAGGTGATCGCCTTCGAACCCCTGCATCTGACCCGTTACGGCAACATCGAGTGGAACTCGGAGGAGCGTAGTAAAATGCGTCAGCTCTTGATAGGCGGTTCTCTTAAAAAGCACTGGAATTTTGATCCGCAGGTTGATGCCATCTCGCGCGCGACCATGACCTCGGCGATTATCTTCAACAGTCTTGATCAGGGACGAGCGCTGCTTAAAGAACTTGAAGCTACTGGATATTTGAAGGTGAGTACCAAATGA
- the mltA gene encoding murein transglycosylase A: protein MKLLRLCLFLLFLAGCARVPVPPPIAAPLRTAGFADLPLWQEGTPAAALETFLNSCNVIAKREQWAQVCNEALMIPAADEQAARHFFEDFFTPWQLINEDGSDSGTITGYYVPELEGSRTPDDHFKYPLYRQPDDLLTVDLADVYPELAGYRLRGRVEGHRVVPYFDRGQIDGANNPLAGNELFWVADPVELFFLHIQGSGRILLPDGEKVMLNYADQNGRPYRSIGKLLLERGAMTRDQMSMQNIRSWVAQNPEAGRKLLDENPSYVFFRELPEGVESPPGALGVPLTAERSLAVDRRSIPLGAPVFLATQRPDSDEPLNRLMVAQDTGGAIKGRVRADFFWGMGADAGELAGRMKSQGQLWVLLPKTYKMDDSQVLSKR from the coding sequence ATGAAACTGCTCCGTTTGTGTCTTTTTTTATTGTTCCTGGCCGGTTGCGCCAGGGTACCCGTGCCCCCACCTATCGCAGCCCCCTTGCGCACTGCCGGTTTTGCTGATCTTCCCCTGTGGCAGGAGGGGACTCCAGCGGCCGCTCTGGAGACCTTCCTGAATAGCTGCAATGTCATCGCTAAGCGTGAGCAATGGGCTCAGGTCTGTAATGAAGCCCTGATGATTCCGGCGGCGGATGAGCAGGCGGCGCGACACTTCTTTGAAGATTTTTTCACCCCCTGGCAACTGATCAATGAAGATGGCAGTGACAGCGGGACGATCACCGGTTATTACGTCCCTGAACTCGAAGGGAGCCGTACGCCAGACGATCATTTCAAATATCCGCTATATCGGCAACCGGACGATCTGCTGACGGTTGACCTGGCTGACGTCTATCCCGAACTTGCGGGGTATCGACTGCGGGGGCGGGTCGAAGGGCATCGCGTCGTCCCTTACTTTGATCGTGGTCAGATCGATGGGGCTAACAACCCCCTGGCAGGGAATGAACTCTTCTGGGTCGCCGATCCGGTTGAGCTCTTTTTTCTGCACATTCAGGGGAGCGGACGTATTCTGCTGCCGGATGGCGAGAAAGTGATGCTCAATTACGCCGATCAAAACGGGCGCCCCTACCGTTCCATCGGCAAGCTGCTGCTCGAGCGGGGCGCGATGACTCGCGATCAGATGTCGATGCAGAATATCCGCAGCTGGGTGGCGCAAAACCCGGAGGCCGGGCGCAAGCTGTTGGATGAAAATCCCAGCTATGTCTTTTTTCGGGAGCTGCCCGAAGGGGTCGAGTCGCCGCCGGGCGCCCTGGGAGTCCCCCTCACCGCCGAACGGAGTCTCGCCGTCGATCGTCGCTCCATCCCTCTCGGAGCGCCGGTGTTCCTGGCAACTCAACGCCCGGACAGTGACGAACCTTTGAATCGGCTGATGGTGGCGCAGGATACCGGGGGAGCGATCAAGGGCCGTGTGCGGGCTGATTTCTTCTGGGGAATGGGTGCCGACGCCGGAGAACTGGCCGGTCGGATGAAGAGCCAGGGGCAGCTCTGGGTGTTGCTTCCTAAAACTTATAAAATGGATGATTCTCAGGTTCTTTCCAAACGCTGA